One Synergistaceae bacterium genomic window carries:
- a CDS encoding sodium:solute symporter family protein codes for MQSNIPLVILIVYVIVLTLLSWKATQIQKHGSGGKTLNYLLAGQRLPTVLVAVMLTGLAVGGASTVGVAEQAYTKGISAGWYNGAWGTGGIVVGLILASKYRGMSQRTVPEMMGTAFGNGARLIGVIAQLLIMMTITSLQYVAGGAILASMLPEVFTLTTGMLASAVVFIGITLCGGYWASGLTNVVNVICIYIGIIAALFSGFKNLGGFESVAQALPEGTWFEPISGIGTAIFAGWMAVMITMACTTQAVVQISLAAKDEKTARNGFIIGGILTLPAGFLCALFGIMAAAKFPDLANPALALPTIAKNTISPLIGGVFLAGLWAADVSTAVGLLMGCSSLLIQDIWKRAVPKEFSPNTELMISRLMVFLVSLCSFYLALTAVGILQTITSALAITTSFTLLILTNIYAPRLCKKSAGFWTILVSLIVWGLWTYVPSTRVGPHLIYAEWIVCLVVFGITYFLDSRPAVSLMPSRSQAPKSAASAD; via the coding sequence ATGCAATCGAATATTCCATTGGTGATTTTGATCGTCTACGTGATCGTGTTGACCCTGTTGTCCTGGAAAGCCACCCAGATCCAAAAACACGGCTCCGGCGGAAAAACGCTGAATTACCTGCTGGCGGGCCAAAGGCTTCCCACAGTGTTGGTTGCCGTCATGCTCACGGGTCTTGCCGTGGGCGGCGCTTCCACCGTGGGCGTGGCGGAACAAGCCTATACAAAAGGCATCTCCGCAGGTTGGTATAACGGAGCTTGGGGCACGGGCGGGATCGTCGTGGGATTGATCTTGGCCTCGAAGTATCGCGGAATGAGTCAGCGCACGGTCCCAGAGATGATGGGAACAGCCTTCGGCAATGGGGCCCGCTTGATCGGCGTCATCGCACAGCTCCTCATCATGATGACGATCACGTCTCTCCAGTATGTGGCGGGCGGGGCAATTTTGGCCTCCATGCTGCCGGAGGTCTTCACGCTCACCACAGGAATGCTCGCCTCCGCCGTGGTCTTCATCGGTATCACCTTATGCGGCGGCTACTGGGCCAGCGGCTTGACCAATGTCGTCAACGTCATCTGCATCTACATCGGAATCATCGCCGCACTTTTTTCTGGTTTTAAAAATTTAGGGGGCTTTGAATCCGTCGCGCAGGCCCTCCCTGAGGGCACCTGGTTCGAGCCCATCAGCGGAATCGGTACGGCGATCTTCGCGGGATGGATGGCCGTCATGATCACCATGGCCTGCACAACCCAGGCGGTGGTGCAGATCTCTCTGGCCGCAAAAGATGAAAAAACAGCGCGTAATGGCTTCATCATTGGTGGTATTTTGACCTTGCCGGCGGGTTTTCTCTGCGCTCTTTTCGGAATCATGGCCGCCGCGAAGTTCCCAGATCTTGCCAACCCCGCCCTCGCGCTGCCCACGATAGCCAAAAACACCATTTCGCCCCTGATTGGCGGCGTTTTCCTCGCAGGGCTTTGGGCAGCCGACGTTTCCACTGCCGTGGGGCTTTTGATGGGGTGTTCCTCGCTGCTCATCCAGGATATTTGGAAGCGGGCGGTGCCCAAAGAGTTCTCTCCCAATACCGAACTCATGATCTCGCGTCTGATGGTTTTCCTGGTTAGTCTCTGCTCATTTTATCTGGCGTTGACCGCGGTGGGGATCTTGCAGACCATCACTTCGGCTTTGGCCATCACCACTTCTTTCACGCTCCTGATTTTGACCAATATCTATGCGCCGCGCCTGTGTAAAAAATCTGCTGGGTTCTGGACAATCTTGGTCTCCCTGATCGTGTGGGGTCTTTGGACCTATGTTCCCTCCACCCGCGTCGGCCCTCATCTGATCTATGCAGAATGGATCGTTTGTCTGGTCGTCTTCGGGATCACCTACTTCCTCGACAGCCGCCCGGCCGTGAGCCTTATGCCTTCGCGGTCCCAAGCCCCGAAGAGCGCCGCCTCCGCAGATTGA
- a CDS encoding energy-coupling factor ABC transporter ATP-binding protein: MKDENSFLLSSPLSPSPEPILEIKNLYYAYPSGPVALREVYFSLKRGEKLAVVGANGSGKSTLLAHLTGCFPLAEQSEVRFSGQVVGSDLERLRRAVGLVFQDPDDQLFMPRVLEDVAFGLVSQGLDVAEAQEQARAILEKLSAAHLADRLPHRLSGGEKRVIALAGILVTQPEILALDEPTSALDPRARRRVIEILKTLDQSMILATHDLNMALEICSRVLIMNGGRIAAEGPLPDLLKDEKLLSENGLE; this comes from the coding sequence ATGAAAGACGAGAATTCCTTTCTTTTGTCTTCGCCTCTTTCGCCTTCACCTGAGCCCATTCTGGAAATCAAAAACTTGTATTACGCTTATCCCAGCGGACCTGTGGCTTTGAGGGAAGTTTATTTTTCTCTGAAGCGGGGTGAGAAGCTGGCTGTTGTCGGAGCCAACGGATCGGGAAAGTCCACGCTGCTGGCGCATTTGACGGGGTGCTTTCCTTTGGCGGAGCAAAGCGAGGTCCGGTTCTCCGGTCAAGTGGTGGGCTCTGATCTGGAACGTCTCAGACGCGCTGTGGGGCTGGTTTTTCAGGACCCGGACGACCAGCTCTTCATGCCCCGTGTGCTGGAGGATGTTGCTTTCGGTCTTGTCTCCCAAGGACTGGACGTGGCCGAAGCGCAGGAGCAGGCGCGGGCTATCCTCGAAAAGCTCTCTGCCGCGCATCTAGCGGACCGGCTTCCACATCGTCTATCGGGCGGAGAGAAGCGCGTCATTGCCTTGGCCGGCATTTTGGTGACGCAGCCGGAGATCTTGGCTTTGGACGAGCCGACCTCCGCCCTGGATCCGCGGGCGCGGAGACGGGTGATCGAGATTCTGAAAACCCTGGACCAATCCATGATTCTGGCCACTCACGACCTGAACATGGCGCTGGAGATCTGCTCCCGCGTTTTGATCATGAACGGAGGCCGCATTGCCGCCGAAGGTCCTCTCCCTGACCTTTTAAAGGATGAAAAGCTGCTGTCCGAAAACGGCTTAGAATGA
- a CDS encoding energy-coupling factor transporter transmembrane protein EcfT, translating into MRFHIDRIYDGEHPSRLDIFDPRCRVLCAVLLTVLLASARSLPELLIGSVIPLLLVFASDFAGLRRSLAHINVVMFFAWILLPLTTPGPRIGGVLPLFSDLSEPGIRLALLLTCKLNLISVTLIRMVAELGMERVDGVLSEFRLPEKMRALLLLTLRYSLLMMDRVATMTRAIHLRAPALSGKRLWHAFACMLGTTLIHSSDRAERSMLAMRCRGGMTGLSQYHPESWRLRDTLLCAFFAANTVLFVTVGLYWRH; encoded by the coding sequence GTGCGCTTTCATATCGACCGGATTTACGACGGTGAACACCCGTCGCGTCTTGATATTTTCGATCCTCGGTGCCGCGTGCTTTGCGCGGTATTACTGACGGTTCTATTGGCCTCGGCGCGATCTTTGCCGGAGCTGTTGATAGGCTCGGTCATTCCGCTCCTGCTGGTATTTGCGAGTGACTTCGCGGGGCTAAGGAGGTCTTTGGCTCACATCAACGTCGTCATGTTTTTCGCGTGGATTTTACTGCCATTGACCACGCCTGGCCCCAGAATCGGCGGTGTTTTGCCTCTTTTCTCCGATCTCTCTGAGCCTGGGATACGTTTGGCTCTTTTGCTCACCTGCAAGCTGAATTTGATCTCTGTCACGTTGATCCGCATGGTAGCAGAGCTAGGGATGGAACGCGTCGATGGCGTCTTAAGCGAGTTTCGCCTCCCTGAAAAGATGCGCGCGCTTTTGTTGCTCACTTTGCGTTACTCACTTCTAATGATGGATCGAGTGGCAACCATGACTCGCGCGATACACCTGCGAGCTCCCGCGCTGAGCGGGAAACGCCTTTGGCACGCTTTCGCCTGCATGTTGGGCACGACCTTGATTCATAGCTCGGACCGGGCGGAGCGTTCAATGTTGGCTATGCGCTGCCGGGGTGGCATGACCGGATTGTCCCAATATCACCCCGAAAGTTGGCGTCTGCGTGATACGTTGCTCTGCGCTTTCTTCGCGGCAAACACCGTTCTGTTTGTAACCGTCGGTCTTTACTGGCGTCACTAA
- the cbiM gene encoding cobalt transporter CbiM has protein sequence MHISEGFLTPQMLAVGWAVTGVGVAVGLKKLDSDKIVRVAVFSSTFFLASLVNIRIGPSATHLSLLAPMGLVLGWGVFPAMLAALLLQAVLFQFGGLLVLGANTADMAFPALVVYLLFSGPIRRSDALFASALSFAAGFLAVILGAVGVGIFLRLSDPGMTGAVKVVFAAHLPLAFIEGVVTLFMVGFLKKAAPDILYGADKCEIT, from the coding sequence ATGCATATCAGCGAGGGTTTTCTGACGCCTCAGATGTTGGCCGTCGGATGGGCTGTGACGGGAGTTGGCGTGGCGGTGGGGTTGAAGAAATTGGATTCCGACAAGATCGTTCGCGTGGCGGTATTTTCCTCCACGTTTTTCCTAGCGTCGTTGGTCAACATCAGGATTGGGCCAAGTGCCACCCATTTATCCCTGCTGGCGCCGATGGGACTAGTGCTGGGGTGGGGTGTCTTTCCCGCCATGTTGGCGGCGTTGCTTTTACAGGCGGTGCTGTTCCAGTTCGGAGGGCTTCTCGTGTTGGGGGCCAATACGGCTGATATGGCTTTTCCCGCTTTGGTTGTTTATCTGTTGTTTTCCGGTCCGATCCGACGAAGCGACGCTCTTTTCGCCTCGGCTTTGTCTTTTGCGGCCGGATTTTTGGCGGTGATCTTGGGAGCTGTGGGAGTGGGGATTTTCTTGAGACTCTCCGATCCCGGTATGACGGGCGCCGTGAAAGTTGTTTTCGCCGCGCACCTGCCTCTCGCTTTCATCGAGGGCGTGGTTACGCTTTTTATGGTAGGATTTCTAAAAAAGGCCGCGCCTGATATTTTGTACGGGGCCGATAAATGCGAAATCACGTGA
- a CDS encoding DUF2914 domain-containing protein, with protein MEILRRLKIMVAGVGLVFATGPFLAWSPAFAHGTGYRQSEKKPISLEFYYSTGETMSYLEAKVFSPLDEKFAFQSGRTDEAGRFAFTPNAPGQWRVVVRDEEGHLVEAKVNAGAEAGAKTEAEQEATDGDTRYDEPLEVVAKTAAPEGIDLVIKAGLGVSLLFNVAAFLSWIRRGKAVGGVVGGVG; from the coding sequence ATGGAAATCTTACGCCGCTTGAAAATTATGGTGGCGGGGGTCGGGCTGGTTTTCGCGACCGGCCCGTTTCTCGCGTGGAGTCCTGCCTTCGCTCATGGGACGGGATACAGGCAGTCGGAGAAAAAACCGATTTCTCTGGAATTTTACTATTCCACAGGCGAGACCATGAGCTATCTTGAAGCGAAAGTCTTCTCGCCTTTAGACGAAAAATTCGCCTTCCAATCGGGGCGCACAGACGAGGCTGGGCGTTTTGCCTTTACCCCCAACGCGCCCGGTCAATGGCGCGTCGTCGTCCGGGACGAAGAAGGGCACCTAGTCGAGGCCAAGGTCAACGCCGGCGCCGAGGCTGGAGCCAAAACCGAGGCCGAACAGGAAGCGACCGACGGCGATACGCGATACGACGAGCCGCTGGAAGTTGTCGCGAAAACGGCCGCGCCGGAGGGCATAGATCTGGTCATCAAAGCGGGGTTGGGGGTTAGTTTGCTTTTCAACGTCGCTGCTTTTCTGTCCTGGATTCGACGCGGTAAAGCGGTTGGTGGAGTGGTTGGTGGAGTGGGATAA
- a CDS encoding DUF4198 domain-containing protein: protein MRRFVAVLVVMVLVVMLLVGMTSAVFAHELIVKPTKTEIAKGEVLPIELHSTHQFIVKEEVENVSLIEAGVFRDGKLEKVELKGNEPELRIDYNVKVVDDGAVLILANKDGEVWSITNEGSQAGTRKELEAKNLKVLRATKTDKFAKAIVNASKEDTNFATVVGQELEVIPVTNPVSAKVGEYFEVKVQYKGQPVALPVWASYDGFASDLVNTYAYYTESNAEGIAKIKITAPGFWFVRAAKDGEPGVEGEYDARNLRSILSFSVK, encoded by the coding sequence ATGCGTCGGTTTGTCGCGGTATTGGTCGTTATGGTTTTGGTTGTTATGCTATTGGTTGGAATGACAAGCGCCGTCTTTGCTCACGAATTGATCGTGAAACCCACGAAGACGGAGATCGCCAAAGGAGAGGTTTTGCCCATCGAACTGCACTCCACTCATCAATTCATTGTAAAAGAGGAAGTCGAAAACGTTTCTCTCATCGAGGCGGGGGTGTTTCGCGACGGAAAACTGGAGAAAGTGGAGCTGAAGGGGAACGAGCCTGAGCTGCGCATAGATTACAACGTCAAAGTAGTAGACGACGGCGCGGTTCTGATTCTCGCGAACAAAGATGGCGAGGTTTGGAGCATCACCAATGAAGGTAGCCAGGCAGGAACCCGCAAAGAACTTGAAGCGAAAAACCTGAAGGTTCTTCGGGCCACAAAAACCGACAAGTTTGCCAAGGCCATCGTCAACGCCTCGAAAGAGGACACGAACTTCGCGACGGTGGTGGGTCAGGAGCTGGAGGTTATTCCGGTTACGAACCCAGTCAGCGCCAAGGTTGGAGAGTATTTCGAGGTGAAGGTCCAATACAAAGGCCAACCCGTGGCGTTACCTGTGTGGGCTTCTTACGACGGTTTCGCGTCTGATCTTGTCAACACCTACGCTTACTATACGGAAAGCAACGCCGAGGGTATCGCCAAGATCAAGATCACTGCGCCGGGGTTCTGGTTCGTGCGCGCGGCCAAGGATGGAGAGCCAGGGGTGGAGGGTGAATACGATGCCCGTAACCTGCGGTCCATCCTGAGTTTCTCCGTAAAGTAG
- a CDS encoding GatB/YqeY domain-containing protein, with translation MGLVATVAADLMAAMKSRDELTLSVLRMLKAEFQKAQANKGKASELTEEETLGLVRRLVKQRKEAAEQYEAGGAPQRAQEELSEITVLERYLPAQLEEDELDALVKLAAEQAGAVSPKDMGKLMGTLMSMVAGRADGKRVKEKATAYLSLK, from the coding sequence ATGGGATTAGTGGCGACAGTAGCTGCAGATTTGATGGCGGCAATGAAGTCGCGTGATGAACTGACGTTATCGGTGTTGCGTATGTTGAAGGCTGAGTTTCAAAAAGCTCAGGCCAATAAGGGTAAAGCGTCGGAGCTGACCGAGGAAGAAACTTTAGGCTTGGTTCGTCGGCTGGTAAAACAGCGCAAAGAAGCGGCCGAACAGTATGAAGCGGGCGGTGCTCCCCAGAGAGCCCAAGAAGAGCTGTCAGAGATCACCGTTTTGGAGCGTTACCTTCCTGCCCAATTGGAGGAAGATGAGCTGGATGCTTTGGTGAAGCTGGCTGCCGAGCAAGCAGGGGCCGTATCTCCCAAGGATATGGGAAAACTCATGGGGACCTTGATGTCGATGGTGGCGGGCCGCGCCGATGGAAAACGAGTCAAGGAAAAGGCGACGGCGTATCTGAGTTTAAAATAG
- the rpsU gene encoding 30S ribosomal protein S21 produces MTTVTRREGESLEDTLRRFKREVSKVGTLREARKREHYEKPSDAKKLKRAEAARKRKNSRTRG; encoded by the coding sequence ATGACGACGGTCACTCGTAGAGAGGGAGAGAGCCTTGAGGACACTCTCCGTAGGTTTAAGCGGGAGGTTTCAAAAGTCGGCACCCTTCGCGAGGCAAGAAAAAGGGAGCATTACGAGAAACCCAGCGATGCCAAAAAGCTGAAGAGAGCGGAAGCGGCTAGAAAGCGCAAGAATAGCCGAACCAGGGGGTAG
- a CDS encoding histidine triad nucleotide-binding protein, with amino-acid sequence MDNSMDNSMDNSMMDDCIFCKIARGEISAEFVYKDDKVFVVRDVNPQAPTHLLIIPTQHVVSAVEVDDPNVWALVMGRAVAVAHDLGLNEKGFRMVVNTGEQSGQTVPHLHLHLLSGRDFGWPPG; translated from the coding sequence ATGGATAACAGTATGGATAACAGCATGGATAACAGCATGATGGATGATTGTATTTTTTGCAAGATAGCGCGGGGGGAAATATCTGCGGAATTTGTTTACAAAGACGATAAAGTTTTTGTTGTGCGTGACGTGAACCCCCAAGCCCCCACGCATTTGTTGATTATCCCTACGCAGCACGTTGTGTCCGCCGTTGAGGTGGACGACCCGAATGTTTGGGCTTTGGTTATGGGACGCGCGGTAGCGGTGGCTCATGATCTGGGACTGAACGAAAAAGGTTTTCGTATGGTCGTCAACACGGGGGAGCAGAGCGGGCAGACGGTGCCGCATCTTCATTTGCATCTGCTGTCGGGGCGTGATTTCGGTTGGCCTCCAGGTTAG
- a CDS encoding excinuclease ABC subunit UvrC yields MKPNIASILKNLPDKPGVYIMRDEKGEVVYVGKAKRLKRRVASYFRHSGFASPRLRKLVELVEDISTLRTESEAEALIVESKLIRRYSPFFNIDLKMSDRYPFIRVTDEPFPRLVVTRRKQDDGSIWFGPYVSVGSIRTLLRLVERYFPLRHCKSEIVSGKFDKPDKRPCLEYSLGRCMGVCAGLCSEAEYRDRVNDVALLLQGNTAELVERIRRRMDAAAKKMAFEEAARCRDTIRAIWKVSRQRVSEALREDLDSETWQVLTKLQETFGLKILPWRIDAFDISHMSGREMYGCCVVFEQGKPNPSLYRRFKIRSLASLTENPDLTAAVEPTVSKDSKMSKVSEPRPSNVKNTDFDSYPVDDFRAIQETVLRRYRHALDNAEPLPQFTVIDGGPTQLEFAMKSFEELKLDIPIVALAKREELVYRPGLPEPLRLSLDDPVLKLLQRLRDEVHRYSITTHRNARVSRLRRSVLEEVPGIGKARAAQLIVKFGSVQRIAMMDPDELSSVPGVGIGKTLAKKIIDYLIGELGTDPKTDPK; encoded by the coding sequence ATGAAGCCAAATATTGCGTCGATTTTGAAAAACCTTCCTGATAAACCCGGTGTGTATATCATGCGGGATGAAAAGGGAGAGGTTGTTTACGTGGGCAAAGCCAAGAGGCTGAAGCGTAGGGTTGCTTCTTATTTTAGGCACTCAGGTTTCGCGTCGCCCCGCTTGCGGAAATTGGTGGAACTGGTGGAGGACATCTCCACTCTGCGGACTGAGAGCGAGGCCGAGGCTTTGATCGTAGAGTCTAAGCTGATCCGCCGCTACTCTCCCTTCTTCAATATCGACCTCAAAATGAGCGACCGCTATCCTTTCATTCGCGTTACAGACGAGCCTTTCCCCCGCCTGGTGGTGACACGACGGAAGCAGGACGACGGCTCCATCTGGTTCGGCCCCTACGTCAGCGTGGGATCCATCCGTACTTTGCTGCGCCTGGTGGAGCGCTATTTCCCCCTGCGGCACTGCAAATCCGAGATCGTCAGTGGCAAATTCGATAAACCTGATAAACGACCCTGCCTGGAATACTCTCTGGGTCGCTGCATGGGCGTCTGCGCAGGTCTCTGCTCGGAGGCCGAGTACCGAGATAGGGTGAACGATGTGGCGCTTCTGCTCCAGGGAAACACCGCGGAACTGGTGGAGCGGATTCGGCGCCGTATGGACGCCGCAGCCAAGAAGATGGCCTTCGAGGAAGCCGCCCGCTGCCGCGACACGATACGGGCGATCTGGAAAGTTTCCCGTCAGCGCGTTTCCGAGGCGTTGCGGGAGGATCTGGACTCCGAGACGTGGCAGGTCCTGACAAAGCTCCAGGAGACTTTCGGCCTGAAAATTCTCCCCTGGAGAATTGACGCCTTCGACATCTCTCACATGTCCGGGCGGGAGATGTACGGGTGTTGCGTGGTGTTCGAGCAAGGTAAGCCCAATCCCTCCCTTTACCGGCGCTTCAAGATTCGCTCTCTGGCTTCGCTGACTGAGAACCCTGATTTGACCGCGGCCGTGGAACCGACGGTGAGCAAAGATAGCAAGATGAGCAAGGTGAGCGAACCGCGGCCTTCCAACGTCAAAAATACTGATTTTGATTCCTATCCTGTGGATGATTTTCGCGCGATTCAGGAGACGGTGTTGCGCCGCTATCGCCACGCCTTAGACAACGCGGAGCCCTTACCGCAGTTCACCGTCATCGACGGCGGCCCCACGCAGCTGGAGTTCGCGATGAAGTCCTTTGAGGAGCTGAAGTTGGATATTCCCATCGTTGCCCTGGCCAAGCGAGAGGAGCTGGTCTACCGTCCCGGTCTCCCGGAACCTCTGCGCCTCTCCCTCGACGATCCCGTGCTGAAGCTGTTGCAACGTTTGCGCGACGAGGTTCACCGCTATTCTATCACCACACACCGCAATGCGCGGGTCAGCCGTCTCCGCCGCTCCGTGCTGGAGGAGGTCCCCGGTATTGGCAAAGCCCGTGCCGCGCAACTCATCGTGAAATTCGGCAGCGTTCAGCGCATTGCGATGATGGACCCTGATGAGCTGTCAAGTGTCCCCGGTGTAGGGATTGGGAAAACTCTGGCGAAAAAAATCATCGACTATTTGATCGGTGAGCTAGGCACGGACCCAAAGACGGACCCAAAGTAG
- the uvrB gene encoding excinuclease ABC subunit UvrB — translation MKKDFTLRSEWPPSGDQPEAIEALTKGLIQGDRYQTLLGVTGSGKTFTMANVIANVNRPTLVLAHNKTLAAQLYSEFKLFFPENAVHYFVSYYDYYQPEAYIPSSDTYIEKDASINERIEKLRLAATKALVERHDVLVVASVSCVYGLGKRENYEAAIFPFSEGDRWEHRTFMRHLMENYYERNDQVLAAGKFRVRGDTIEIFPAYDENCVRVTFFDDEIERVDLIHPVTGKIVERIREASIFPAQHYVTQTDSIERSKPLIEAEMEDMVERFTQEGKLLEAQRIRMRTRYDLEMLTEVGYCSGIENYSRYLDGREKDDPPGTLVDFFPDDFLLVVDESHITLPQVRGMFNGDRARKSVLVDNGFRLPSCLDNRPLEWKEFEGKMRSAIFVSATPGDYEVENSSRLVEQVIRPTGVVDPEVEILPATGQVDDLIERLRVVTEKGERALVLTLTKKSSEDLAEYLRELKFKVKYIHSELNTFERAELIRDLRRGDIQALVGINLLREGMDLPEVSLVAILDADREGYLRSHRSLIQIIGRAARNISSKVYLYADNETESIRKSVEETRRRRQKQLDFNERNGIIPRNVEKEITSLLPQELLEAYSLDPTASTASSAEGRAKSTLSTLSSTLSVKDLERVMWEAVEKLDFERAAAIRDIIIGAKKGAKKTPGYAGGKYRTGTETRTGTRTRKPLKGQTS, via the coding sequence ATAAAGAAGGATTTCACGCTACGCTCCGAGTGGCCGCCGTCGGGAGACCAGCCGGAGGCCATAGAAGCGCTGACAAAAGGATTGATCCAGGGCGACCGTTATCAAACGCTCTTGGGCGTCACAGGCAGCGGCAAAACCTTCACGATGGCCAACGTCATCGCTAACGTCAATCGTCCCACCTTGGTGTTGGCTCATAACAAAACCCTGGCGGCGCAGCTTTATAGCGAGTTCAAGCTCTTTTTCCCGGAGAACGCTGTGCACTACTTCGTGAGTTACTACGATTATTACCAGCCTGAAGCCTATATTCCGTCCAGTGACACCTACATTGAAAAAGACGCCTCCATCAACGAGCGCATCGAAAAGCTGCGTTTGGCCGCCACGAAAGCCCTCGTGGAGCGACACGACGTGCTTGTGGTAGCCAGCGTCTCCTGCGTCTACGGCTTGGGGAAACGCGAAAACTACGAGGCGGCGATCTTTCCTTTCTCCGAAGGCGACCGCTGGGAGCACAGAACCTTTATGCGACACCTGATGGAAAACTACTATGAGCGCAATGACCAAGTTCTGGCGGCGGGAAAGTTCCGCGTCCGGGGCGATACCATAGAGATTTTCCCCGCCTATGACGAAAACTGCGTTCGCGTGACGTTCTTCGACGATGAGATCGAGCGCGTCGATCTCATCCACCCGGTGACGGGCAAGATCGTGGAGCGTATCCGAGAAGCGTCCATCTTTCCTGCTCAACACTACGTCACCCAGACCGACTCCATCGAGAGATCAAAGCCCCTGATCGAGGCCGAAATGGAGGATATGGTCGAGCGCTTCACTCAGGAGGGGAAACTCCTGGAGGCCCAGAGAATCCGTATGCGCACCCGCTACGACTTGGAGATGTTGACGGAGGTGGGGTATTGTTCCGGCATCGAAAACTACTCTCGCTACCTGGACGGGCGCGAAAAAGACGATCCACCGGGGACGCTGGTGGATTTTTTTCCTGACGATTTTCTGCTGGTCGTGGACGAGTCCCATATCACCCTACCTCAGGTGCGGGGCATGTTCAACGGCGACCGAGCGCGGAAGTCGGTCCTGGTGGACAACGGATTTCGCCTGCCTTCCTGCTTGGATAACAGACCGCTGGAATGGAAGGAATTTGAGGGCAAAATGCGCTCGGCGATCTTCGTGTCGGCGACGCCGGGAGATTACGAGGTGGAGAACTCCTCCCGTCTCGTGGAGCAAGTGATACGCCCAACAGGGGTGGTAGATCCCGAAGTGGAGATTCTCCCTGCCACGGGACAGGTCGACGATCTTATCGAACGTTTGCGCGTCGTGACGGAGAAGGGCGAGCGGGCTCTGGTCCTCACCCTGACGAAAAAATCCTCGGAGGACCTGGCTGAGTACCTGCGAGAGCTGAAGTTCAAGGTGAAGTACATTCACTCGGAGCTGAACACCTTCGAGAGGGCTGAACTGATCCGGGATCTGCGTCGGGGTGATATTCAGGCGCTGGTGGGCATCAACTTGCTCCGAGAGGGCATGGACCTGCCGGAGGTGTCCCTGGTGGCTATTTTGGACGCCGACCGGGAGGGGTATCTGCGCTCCCATCGCTCGCTGATCCAAATCATAGGACGAGCGGCGCGTAACATCAGCAGCAAAGTCTACCTCTACGCGGACAACGAAACCGAAAGCATACGCAAATCCGTCGAGGAGACGCGGCGGCGCCGTCAGAAGCAACTGGACTTTAACGAGCGGAACGGGATCATCCCCCGCAACGTGGAAAAAGAGATCACGAGTCTCTTGCCCCAAGAGCTGCTGGAAGCCTATTCCTTGGATCCAACAGCCTCTACTGCCTCCAGCGCGGAGGGCAGGGCCAAATCCACTCTTTCCACTCTTTCTTCCACTCTTTCGGTGAAGGACCTGGAGCGCGTCATGTGGGAGGCCGTCGAAAAACTCGACTTCGAGCGAGCAGCCGCCATTCGAGATATCATCATAGGGGCTAAAAAAGGGGCTAAAAAAACCCCCGGCTATGCCGGGGGAAAATATAGAACTGGAACTGAAACTAGAACTGGAACCAGAACTAGAAAACCGCTCAAAGGGCAAACGTCATGA